The Tachysurus vachellii isolate PV-2020 chromosome 23, HZAU_Pvac_v1, whole genome shotgun sequence genome segment CCATGTTATATTTGTATACTTGACCTTATGCTATTGTTATTATAGTCCTTTATggtccacacacagacaatcacacacacacacacacacagacacacacacacacacacacacacacacacacacaccatatgtgTCCTCACAATGAGTATTTGTACTCTTAAACACACCCAATGTTGTTGTAATGATTGAAATGTATCCATGCAAATATTTATGATGAAAAAACTAGACATCAGATAGATCGAGAATCAGGTTGCGTAAAACTTCAACATTCCAGCAGCGATTActtcaaataaacaaagttGCACATGGAGTTTCAGCATTCATTATGAGCGTGTTAAAAACGTGGATGtcaatagattttaaaaaaatgatttggatTTATGCTTACAAATTAAAGGAGCTTACATGACTCAGTTTGGATAAAAAGTTACCATGGTTACAGTAAGGTTTCAGGGTGGGGTTTTTGTTTGTACCTTTTCTCATGACTTTTAGTTAAGTCTAACAAATCACAAATCAAACCAAATACTTTGTTCATATACTTGTagacataattattatttaagagTTTTGGGATTTTTGTAAATCTGAGGCAAAGGCTAGGAGagaatgatttttgtttgcGTCTCACCCATGGGCTTGTCACAGACACACCAACACTTTTGGCAGTATGATTCAGTAATAGAAAAAAGCACTCCATCAGGGCTGGAAACAATAATACGCTCATTAAACAATCAATGCGATTAAGTCGTCTGTGAAATCATGATGTTTTGCATTATTATTGCTTTCCATACTAGAAAATGTATAGGAAAAAACCACTAAGGAAAATGAGAAGGAGAAAAATCTGTGAAGAGCTGTGAAATCCAGGGTTGGTTTAAAAACTGTACAGCCCATTAACTAGTAGGAATGAGTCCAGTCTGGGTTCCCTTCGCCTCCTTAATTTTAAGCTCAcgataattaaaaatatatttctgaatGACATCAGACAGCACTAGATCATATTTGGCTCGCTTGAGGCTATTACAAAGCTTCGCACCCGTCTGTTTATTCATCCTGTCCAGACAAAATGGAGGTGGTAGGGTGGGCAATGCTGGAAATTGTAATGCCATAGCAGCAGacagtgtggagagagagagagagagagagagagacagaaaaaaagagagagagagagagagagagagagagagagagagagagagagagagagagagagagaatgagaataaaGGGACAGAATTTGGTTGGTAAGCAGAACTTTTTTAACTCCTTAACTTCTTAGCTTATTTCTTCACAACAGATTATTGCATGATGGTGAAACtaataagaaagagagaggaaagtaAAGATAGACCATAGTGTGGGCATCAGTATGCTTTATATAATAGTTTTAAGCATGCATGAAACTTTTGTTCGCAtgcacatttgcatttatatgaataatataTGAAGTTTTCCAAATATAGATGCACCTGCATAAgcacataaaatatatagtatatctGCACATATGGTGACGTGCAttaatgcatgtgtgtatggacacacacacacctcagccaCATGCCAAACTTCACACCCCTTCACATTCTTACTTACAGACAGCATAATATTACTGTCTGCATGTTTAAATCTGATCATcagtaatcacacactcataaacacatacaaacacactccagCCCCACCCTGTAACATTgtttaactctctctcacacacacacactttatttttattgcccTCCCTCGATGTTAAACAGGATGTCTCTATGGATACAGGGATAAACAGATGATAACAAGCCCCCAGCCCTTTAAAGCTCAATTGAAAAAAGAGTAAAAGGGTatacgagagaaagagagagacagagggcgagagagagagagagagagagagagagagagagagagagagagagagagcaggtggTGCTGTAGACCATAGCCCTGTATATAGAGAGGTTTTTTTGTGCATGGGTGTGAGttcaagtgtgtgtatatgcttgTGGAGTAGCCGTACAGGAAGGAGCAGGGTGCCACAGGTAAGAGCTTTTTAACAACTACTACTATTACACATTCTGATACACGCACCTACATACACAAGGCTGCAAAATAAtttcacacactttacacacaattcATGGATTGTTTATTTgcgttatttaattttttttttgcatgtactTCCTACTCATTTATGaccttttgtttatttcctgtcATTTAGAATGAGATGATACCTGATGCTTTGGTGAAATATTAGTAAATATGTTATTAAAGTGTAGAGCATTAATCCTGAATCATTTATTGAGTCTATTTATTGTGTCTAGTTAGACTTTTCTACAATACAACTATAATAACTATAACATGCTGTATTAAAGCTGGCTgtcaaaatgaagaaagaatCACAAAATAATGCTGCATTAAAATCAAtctgtgttaaacatgtctaaaaatacTTCAGAAGACATCATGACATGGTGCCAAAAAGCTGTCAAATGCTAGAGATGATATCATGAGCATAATATGACTGTAATGACATGAGGTGCACTGAAGTGAATCGGTATGTGATTAACTGCACTCATACCTTTGCTACACACTGGTGCACTTCCACCTCACTAAATCATGAAAGGTCATCATGATCTTGTTAGGCTTCCAAATTCAGAACCAtccaataatttaaataaaagcttataAAAGAGGGGGTTCAAGTTTGTATCCATACATAAACTTGCATTTTGTGTTTATCCATACATTTTTAAGAGGTTCTTGAAGTGCAGATTCAGTCTGCAAAgaatttcacaaatattttgatAATCTTTACATAcctttttctataaaaaaaaattaaatatcaataaattaTACAGGAACAGCGTTTGATTTTCTGTGACAGACATCATGTGAAATGACACAAGGACATTTTGTACTTGTTAAGATGTAAAACATTCcaaatttctttaaaagctGCAACTTAGGTTAGTGTAAGGTTTAGGTATAACAGCTGCATTCATAATCTTGCCAGTGGCAGGGAAGGTGCTCTCAAGGACAGACAAGgaaagataaatgtgtgtgtgtgtgtgtgtgtgtgtgtgtgtgtgtgtgtgtgtgtgtgtgtgtgtgtgtgtttgtgtgtgtgtgtgtaggtgtttccCACGTTTATGTAAAGGTTTCCATGGACACTTCCTGAGAGTGCACAAGCATTAGAGTCATACTGAGGGAATCTcttaggctgtgtgtgtgtgtgtgtgtgtgtgtgtgtgtgtgtgtgtgtgtgtgtctgtgtgtgtgtgtgtgtgtgtggtccacCAAAAACAGTAATGTAGAGAAGTGCTCacatatatttagatatatcaCACTAGGGAGATCAAATCGATCCCAACGTAAACCTGCTGTCCTCCTACTATTAAATACACTTATGtattaaaaaggaaaatacaGCCACTATTCAGAGAAACTCCATATGATATGAGATTTTGTATCAGCACCACTGCTTGTTTAAATGACGTAAAAGTGTACGTGCCTGTGCgcatgtgtttctctgtgttagAGCTAATAACTAACTGCAAGTGGTCATgaaggctgtgtgtgttgaagtCAGACAAAGCCCACCCACAACACTGTCCCTCCATCAGCTTCGTGTAGAGCCGTCCCTCTGCCAAATGTCTGACATCCATCTGAAAGAttccacagtaacacactctgctCAGGGCTCACGGGATCATTTGAAGAGACCTCCTTACACACTGCTACTGCTTCCCACAATTAGAATTGACTTCTCTTGAACATTAGAAATAGATCTTCAGTTACACTGATGTTGACTTTGATTTCAGTCAAATTAACTTTAATTCAAATTAATGGCTTTTTAGGAGTTTTACAGAAAGTAAGCGTTTGATTACAAATGGCAAaatcagaggaagaagaaacaaAATGTGAGAAAATAACACATGAGGGTGATAGAAAGCTTAGCGTGTTGTTTTTAGGGTTTGTTGCATTGTAGGTCTTAAGTACATTGATACAATCCATACAGATAATATTCAGTAGAACTTTATAAGGACAGAATTCATGAACCATCAAGGAACTTAGTGAAGACTAAGATTTGAcagacacacattatagtgCTCCTCATCTCTACTTGAGTCTTTGCTAATGTCCATAATCCTTCATTTCATAGAGTCTTTGTCTTCTTCTATTCTTCTGTAAGGCATGTGTGTAAAACTTCTCTGTAGAACCATACAAGTAGAGCTCCAAAGGTTCTAGGTAAAACACTGTGTTTCTCATTGGCAGTGAGCTCCAAAGTCCTTTCCCTTAGAACCCTTATCCCTTAATAGAACCCCAGAGAACATTTATTTAAGGGTTTATTTAACATGAACTCAAAGAATTTAAAGAATGTATATTTCTCTTaatagtgtatttgtgtgtttgcaaaattttacactttgtccggattacaaacaaacaaacaaatccatcagTTATAAATTAACacattgcaaaaataaataaataaataaataaaataagcaattGTCaaatctgtctttttcttccattttgcacttttaataaatgtgcaatttaaataaaatacaaattattatcATATATGACTAACAAAAATCCTGACAGAACTGTTAACATTGAACACTGGTGCACACATCGCTCTTCTTTCCAATATTCCTGggatttaatctttttttcacAACCAAAAAAGCTGTTTTGTAAACACTGCATAACActgaattataataattatgtttAGTTAAGGTTTTTATGTAAAACCCATGTTTTCCTTCTAAAAATCAAACCATGGCTTTCTTTCCTCCAGCATTGGCAGGATGGCAGAGAGCACAGATGTGGACCAGCTGCTAAGTGCCTTTAAGAAGTTTGCTATCCATGGAGACACCAAAGCCACAGGGAAGGAGATGAATGGCAAAAACTGGGCCAAAATCTGTAAGGACTGCAAAGTTATTGATGGCAAAAATGTCACGTCCACCGATGTAGATATTGTCTTCACCAAAGTCAAGTGAGTTATGCtatactgttactgttattctataacttttgtatatattttataccatAGGTAATAAGATTGTAAAATAGCAAATTGGAAGTGACATCATTAGGCTTATGTTTTCTATATATgcattgtaaatgtaattaatagaaagtaaaaaaatataattatagcATTAAAGTATAAAAATCTAACAACCCAAAGgttcttttgtttgttcaatGGGGAAACCATTAAATGTTCTATGTAGTTTCCTACAACAGAGGATTTCCTTTAATTGGAGCTATTTTAGAAACCTAGAACCATTTGCCATCCAAAGAAATCCTTAATGAATCTTCTTACTTTATGTAACACATCTTGCAGTCGAATTGTTATAATCAAACAAACATATCACTTGAAATCCAATATTAGATTTGGTCCAAcccaataaaaatgtatttaaaacatgacAGTTATATTTTCCACATGGGACTTTAGGGCAAAGTCATCTCGGGTCATCACTTACGAGGAGTTTCTGAAAGCTCTGGAAGACCTGTCCCAGAAGAGGTTCAAAGGTCAAAGCAAGGAAGAAGCGTTGCAGGCCATACATAAACTAATCGAGGGCAAGGAACCCACTAATGTTGGTGTGACGGTGAGGCAACTAATTCAAAGCTTGCATCTATAATATTAGCGTAACATGTATATGACAAGTTCGAAGAAAACTGTGAATGAATAAGCTTATAGCCAAAACTGCTATCtacaaatataaacatgaatgtataatttttttccttgtatTAAAGAACAGcaagtttttattctgtttaatattttgatAGGATTATCTGAAGTTCTTGCTATATAAAATCCCTGTGAATTAGTTGTCACTACAGTATATCACTTGTGATGTGTCTTGCAATCCTGTCAATGTTACTCATATATTGCTTAACAAATCTGTTTAATCTTCCCCATTCCCAGCTCGTTCTCTATGATAAGTGGTGTTAGAGTAGCTCATGTCACGTGTATTTACATTCAGCATAGAGAGCAAGAGTTCATGCTCTATGTCATTTTCAGTAACATAGCTTCTTAGCCGATATATAACAGCTCACACACCCAAATCTGTCAGAATGCAGAATAAAAGTCCTTTAGTTCTCAGTGTATTTGAGGACATCCAGCATTACATAATATGATTCACAATAATTGGTTAAAGTCCTCTAAGTTTATCATTTGTCATTCTGCTTTTTCAGAAAGTGGCAAAGATCGGAGCAGTGGACAGACTAACAGACACTTCCAAGTACACAGGCTCACATAAGGAGCGCTTTGATGAGAGTGGCAAAGGCAAAGGAAAAAGTGGACGAGAGGAGATCGTAGAGAACACTGGCTATGTATCGGCATATAAACATGCAGGAAGTTATGATGAGAAGACCAAAACCAAGTGAAGGTTGCAAGGCTAGTGGAACACGTAAGGAATCAGGAAGAGCTCCATTTCCATCAGCACTTATATTTGGACCAAAGGCAGACCTAAACTTTGTCATGGTGGAAGCCAGTGAATGTCAGGAAATTAAGTAAACAGCTGTGTCTTGGGTCTCCGGATGCAGTTATTAAGATACatcagtgtttgttgttttaagaTGTTTCTGCACAATATGTCTTTACATGTACACATCTTTCTGAATCTGGCCAATTTTAACATGTATACCAAAGCAAAACTAATTcaagtgattattattttttttattttacgttTCTGCTCTGTTAATGAAGTGGACACGCTTGCTCACAAAGCACTTGATAATGAATTGCCCATTCATTAATTAtaactgttttcatttttggggcctttttttaattcttttgttaGAATTtacacagtaaagaaaaaataatccactttagtGTAAATATCGGCATATGAAACATAATTATAATTGACTGCATGCCATTTAATTGATAACTGCGACATCTTCATGCAGTTTGGATGGATGGTAGGCGGCTGTCGTATTGGACCTCCACCAATCTTGCCAtatgaataaaaagttaaacCCAGCCTTCACTTGGCACCTCACATCCCTTTGCTGTAAATAGTGTGTAGAGTCTTTCAGATAGAAATGGTTAAATTTCATGATCCTTATTGTTTGGTTAATCAAATTTTTAACCAAAGTAGCTGGTAGCTTATACAATGTGATTAAACAAAGACGCTTTGCATGTATTCGACATCTTAAGCACAGTTATGGTGTTATTTGGCATGTATGTAATTAGCTACACTGTATGTGCATTACCTTAAACCCATGCTAATTagcatttgtaaataaaataagttcAAAATCAAACCCAAACGACACCATTTAAGGATCGTTTGGTTCCATTCTAACCTTTTAAAAAAGCTATGAAACCTTAAATATGCAGAGAATCCCTCGAAGTACAATGGTAAAGTATTAATGGCAAAATGATAGACCATTATTAATTTTTCAGTCAGGGTTTGGATGTGATGCAAATGTAAAATTCTGTTCAATCATTTTTGTTTGATCACAGAGATATGATTCATAACTCAAAATGAGAGGAAGTAAGACATTTTTCTGACAGTTGAGATATAAATTGtaatgaaaaacagaacaaaggcaCTAGTGAGGTGCTGTACTAGTGAGGACCTTTCTTTTGTCGCTATTAGTCACTATATGTTTACAGACAACAGTGCTAGATGCATACATTAAAGTAACAGACGGCTTAATTATAAATGCCTCATTATATATTCTCTGATCTTCAAGAATAAATTATGCAGATGTGCTGATGTACACTTTCATGATAAGAAACAACAAactggagattttttttattctgttacctTAAACAATGcttagaatatatatattatacttagaataaattaaaatactgTCACTTACCTGTTAACATATTTCTGGagaaacaatataataatttgttgttattatattatactgaaCATTTATGTTTCAGATATCCAAAGAATGAGTATTACATATTCTGTCGAGTTTGGTCTTGTGATTGATGTTTCGTCAAGATTAAAAGTTGTATAAAATAGCTCACGTTGTATGAAATGTGGTGGGAATTTAatttttggctgttttttttccttatatagtatatagtatattattcCATATGTCATCAATTTGTCCTCCTCATACTGCAGGctgatataaaaatgataaatatatcGCTGTCATGTTCAACtcaattcaatacaatttatttgtatagcacttttaacaattcacactgtttcaaagcagctttacttaagtataaaaacagaataaaaattgtaaagtttaaaattaagttactatatatctctaaaatatataatgaaaagaTAAAAACTGACCTTagatcaggggtcggcaaccttaaacactcaaagagccatttggacctgTTTCCCACAGAAGTAAAAACCCCaaggagccacaaaacccatttcacatctaaaatgaagataacactgcatatatcgttttttttacctttatggaaagtagaaaagactgtagtgtgttgtatttctgaaatcaatgaactgctaccgagtaaacgaaattttatttctgcaggcaaacaaaaatattttgaacagtttgaactaaccttaacaaaaaagacgctgggttgacggttactttcaaataaaatgttaaatgtctaatcgagtcctcttcgtattcatgacatcaaaattttaacttgccggctgcagcaaaccaaaaatgcgtctgcttctgtgtgtcggatttcgcaagtcggcagttatgacgcatattttgagtgacaaaaaattaaacacggtttaatgttacaagagcatcataagcttagaatttagaatgacatttttttaaaaaactaactaactaaaataaaattaaattaaattaaatatttattttccaaatctacagggagccgcagcagagggatgaaagagccacttgcggctccggaacctcgggttgccgacccctgcctTAGATCATAATCATATAACAGTTTAACTATaatgattatatataaatagaagAGAAGCCAGTAGTGCACACGACAGCAACTTAAAAATCCAGATAAGActatgcaaaacaaacaaataaataaataaataaataaataaataaataaataaataaagtttaaaatgtctaCATAGCATCAGACTGTCCACATTCTGTACCATTCCTGGTAGCCTGAAATTGACATATTGTCCCGTTTATTCTCTGTGGTGAACAACGTAAGCCGGTTTTAATAAGCATTTGTGGTgtcttgtgtgagtgtgtgtgtgtgtgtgtgtgtgtgtgtgtggctgtaaaTGTCAAAcctggattaaaaaaatgatcctAATGTCCTGTCtcatccagacacacacagtcaggctCAAGACTCTCATTTATGTGGATAGTGGACAGAGTGATGTGTTGTGTCCACTGCCCCTCTGCTGCTATATGAGAGGAACAGGATGCCGTTGTGGGTCCTTCCGTTGCCATGGCAGCAGattcatacacaaaataacagctCGGCACCTGGCTCCGGCAGTTCTCCTCTGCCTCGTGTGTTTGTAACTAAACACGCTGGTTCATGGCAACGTTTGTTTGGGACATCTCCTTGGAAGTCTCTAATCAAAACCATATCTCAGGCAGGATCTGTTCAAATGTGGCCGCTTTTTGCCTGAAGCCACGACTTCCTTGAAGGATGAATTCCTTGAAGCTTTCCTTAGGCAAGCTCGGCTTCTGCATACTAAGTTTATAATAAATTGCCTGATGAATTGCTTGTCAAACTTAGTTTGTAGTCTTGAAATAGGGGCTGGAAGTGCTGTATGTATTCACAGGAGGACTGGAGGCATATCGCTGCAGTTATTAAAATACACAAGCAAGAAAAGCACTAGCTGATAAATGGCACACAGGACAGCTGTAGTCTAAATCAAGTCTGAATTCAGTTaaagaagtctttttttttttttagaaagaaacaAGAGTATGGGAAAGCTTAAAGAAAAATTGAAATTGTGCAGGTGAGATTAATTTGAGAcactatatattattttatacatctatTACATATATTGTATGTAATTTTGCAAGTGAAGATCTTTCCAGATTacaggcaattttttttattcattcattcattcattttctaccgctacctcgggtcacggggagcctgtgcctatctcaggcatcatcaggcatcaaggcaggatacaccctggacggagtgccaacccaacacactcacacactctcattcaataacacactcacacactacggacaattttccagagatgccaatcaacctaccatgcatgtctttggaccgggggaggaaaccggagtacccggaggaaacccctgaggcacagggagaacatgcaaacgtcacacacacatggcggaggcgggaatcgaacccccaaccctggaggtgtgaggcgaacgtgctaaccactaagccaccgtgccccccccaattttttttaggattattttatttatttgtttgtttttacatattattttaaagaaaaacagtaaCAAGCTGTATATTTAACAATCTCTCATTAAAAGCAGATTTCAGTCTTTTTCATACTGGATGGCTTACTAAAAGCTCTAATCAAATTGCCTTGCTTTACCTCTCTGgagtttttaattgttttttatttatttatcattattattttcattttctttatttaaactctTTTTCAATTGTGCTGATGTCCAAATAtgtctttttaaaatttgagagccattatccacaaatggcaaaaacatcGAACAGTGGTGAACTTTCCCAGGAGTGGCTGGtcaaccaaaattaccccaaaagCACAgcaacgactcatccaagatgtcacaaaaaaaccccacaacaacatccaaagaactgcaggcctcacttgcctcagttaaggtcatgtacatgactccaccataagagactgggcaaaaatagtctgcatggcagagttccaagacgaaaaccgttgctgagcaaaaagaacataaaggctcgtccCAGCTTTgcaagaaaacatcttgatgatccccaagacttttgggaaaatatctgtggactgacgagacaaataGTGAActtttttggaaggtgtgtgtcccattacatctggcgtaaaagtaatactgcatttcagaaaaagaacatcataccaacagtaaaatatggaggtggtagtgtgatggtctggggctgttttgctgcttcaggacctggaagacttgctgtgataaatagaaccatgaattctgctgtctaccaaaaaatcttGAAGGACagtgtgcggccatctgttcatgacctcaagctgaagcaaacttgggttctgcagcaggacaatgatccaaaacacaccagcaagtccacctctgaatggtggaagaaaaacaaaatcaagactttggagtggcctggtcaaagtcctgacctgaatcctattgagttgctgtggcatgaccttaaggtggttcatgctcgaaaaccctacaatgtggctgaattataacaattctgcaaagatgagtgacCAAAATTCATCCACAGCGATGTAGCAGAGTCATTGCAAGTTGTCGCAAACACTTAATTGCAGTTCTTGCAGCTAAGGGTGGCctaaccagttattaggtttaggcgcaaacactttttcagacagggccatgtaggtttggattttgttttcccttaataataaaaatattcatttaaaacctgcacattgtgtttacttgttaactttgactaatatttaaatttgtttgatgatctgaaacattaaagtgtgacaaacgtgcaaaaaaaataaaaaatcagaaaggTTACGGTTAGTGAGCAGCTACAGGAAAAGTACAACAAACTGAATGTTCCCATCATTTTTTAGTTATGATCCACATGCAACACCACTTTACATGCAACAGATCCGGCTCACACTGGAATCTCTGGTTACAACCTGTGtagttttaaatattatttcttattgGAAATCATAATAATCTGTCCCAACAAGTCAAAAGCAACCGATagaatttttatccatttaataGTACCCGTCTTGTATTGAGAGGCAGCTTATTGTCAGGATGTTGTAGAAGCAGCTGCTGCAATTGCAGACTTTAAATGTAAAAGccacaaacacatactgaaGTACAGACCGCAAAATCTAAAGTATACAATACATTCAAGGCTGTGGACTGTGatgcaaaataaaacagagacTGACTTCAGCACATGCTAGACAAAtacattatacactaaataCATAGACGATGACAAAGGTGACTGGGGCTTGTGACATGGGTGTCATAATCATTTGACGtgtttctgacataaacatgaCGGATGTATAGTAactgtgaattattattattattattattattattattattattattattattattattattattattatgttttagtGTGACcatttaaaatctatttatttaagttaaaatgtaagttaaaaatgtagaatttaatactttttaagtattttaagcAATTATAAACCATACAGTATAGACagatttaattactttaaatacTACATATCGATgcatgttatataaatatattgtatccaattaattattttcaaaattaatgtttattagtCCCTGAAAGTTTTGGTTCTAGGTGTACATGTTTCTAAAATTAAGCTTTAAGCTCTTTAGAAGGAGACGATAAATGTTGCTGTGGTGAAACGAGCCAAGCTGCTATTTTGCTGTCTGGTTGATAATTAAAGAAGTTTTTCAAACTCCACTATAATCTGAATTCTCTTTGCATACTTGTGGAGACTGAGGAAACCAGCTCTCTACTTCCTTCAACAAGAACTAATGGTTACAACTATTTATACTACTGCAATTTGCAGATGCTTTTCATCATCATGATTATCAACGTTACAGATATCTGAACAATGAGTTCATCAGAAGTCATAACTTTAGCGATGTGACATGCTGTGACAGAGCTGGAAAGACTTTAGACCGATGAAGTGTAAAGGACGACCGGCTCTGCTTTTAAATGTTGCTACAGTACATGCTGCTATGGTGATATTTGACCTTTAAAGTCTTTGTGCCTTCAGCTGTAATGTTGTTTGACCGAGTCTTTGGGTCTCTATGACCACAAAGACGATGTGTCTTCTGCCTTCACTACATTCAGTGAACTTTCGCAATATCTTTCAGGTGGTTTGAAAGattaataaatatctaaaagagtgtaaaaaagtgaaaatctTGGACAAAAAGATGCATTCATGAATGAGGGATGAATTctg includes the following:
- the tppp3 gene encoding tubulin polymerization-promoting protein family member 3; this translates as MAESTDVDQLLSAFKKFAIHGDTKATGKEMNGKNWAKICKDCKVIDGKNVTSTDVDIVFTKVKAKSSRVITYEEFLKALEDLSQKRFKGQSKEEALQAIHKLIEGKEPTNVGVTKVAKIGAVDRLTDTSKYTGSHKERFDESGKGKGKSGREEIVENTGYVSAYKHAGSYDEKTKTK